The genome window CAGCAGACGCGTTGAGGCAGGAATTCGAGAAGGACACCACACGTGGGGAGAGGAGGTTCGACATGGTGATTGTGGATGAAGTGGACTACATGACTTTGGACAATGTAGTTCAGGTGACGTTTCTGTCCCACGAGGCAAGTGGCCTGAGGCACCTTGGACAAGTCCTTGCTAGCATATGGGCCATGGTATCTACGTGTCAGCCAATTGAGATGGAAGATACTGGAGAGATTGAGTGGGCAACTGGaatccagcattttcacaaggctGCAAAGTTAGCAGTTATCGGTCCAGCGACATCTAAAGAATTCTCTGAATTTCACATTTTGGAAGCCGGAGTGGAGTTGGGTATCTATTCAGATGAAGATTTTGACATGTTCATGCAAGCTCTAGAGAACACAGAAAGATGATGCAACGGAGAACAGGATAACTGTTGATACATTCATGGCCAAAGTTGGAATTACTCAGCAGTGTGATCTGCTCACCATCATGGAGAAAGCACTGGAGAATGATGTGGCCATTGACTGTTACTCTGTGACAAACAATAAAGCCGTGCTGGTTGAGGAGAAAAAGTTGCACAACAACCCTGATATCCTGGAAATCAAAATGCTTCTCTTCGAGAATGGACGAGCCAGCGAGATCATACCTGAAGACAAACTCATTAAGGCAACTGTCTCTGAGCTGAAGCCTAAAATCAAATTTTCTGGCAACTCTCAGTCAAACTCAGAGTTTCTTGTGATCCCCTCTTCCCTTGAGAAATACCTTGAGAATCGGTTACCAGTCTTTGTGGAAAACGCCCTGAAAGCCATCATGATGATACAAGGCAGAGAGTACATGATTGATCAGACGTTGGAAGCTGTCGGAGACAAGCATCTCCACCATGCTATCATCCCAGTGGACTTCCAGGCCAGTGGAGTGTTGGAGAAGAACAAACGCTGGGGGGACGGCCTGCAGCAGTTTCTGGAGATGAAACACCAGCTGGCAACCACTCCTTTGTCCAATGTGACAAATTACCTATCAAATTTCCATTACTTTCAAAAGTACCTAACAGGGAATGGGATATTTGGTGTGTCTGGGACATTAGGGGGCGATGCCGACAAAGATTTCCTTGCAAGGCATTACGAAACAGACAGCTACACAATTCCAGCTCACCGCCATAAGGTTGTTGAGCTTCCAGCAATGCAGGTCAGTGGGCAAGCCCAGTGGATGGAAATCCTCTGTAAGACAGCAATGAGAGTGGCAGACAGTGGTCAGGTTGTCTTGGTCATATGTGAGGATGTCAAGACCGCAAATGAGCTTCTGAAGAAAATAGAGAGCGAGAATCCACATCCCCGCATCACATTATACACAATCAGTGAGAAACACAACATTGAGAGTATCGAATTCAGAGGGGGACATATAATCATAGCCACAAATCTAGGAGGTCGTGGAACAGATATCAAGGTTGATCAGGATGTCAACCTATGTGGTGGCCTCTTCGTCCTCCTGACACATTACCCTGGCAGTCGCAGAGTGGAGAAACAGGTGTTCGGAAGAACTGGTCGGAAGGGAAACCCGGGCATGGTCCAGATGATCCTCTGTGGGGATAACCTTGCCCCAGCATACCAGGGCCAGCCTGTGGAGATCATGAGACAATTGAGAGAGGAGTACGAAGTCCAACGCATCAAAGATATGGAGACAGATGAGCTTCTCGAAATAAAAATTAAAGAGGACCTGTTTGGCACGTTTTGCGAATTTCTTGACAAGTTTGACGGCAACTTCACAAAACAGGAGAGACTTGACCTGTCGGGAATGGGGCCGAATGATGTCCCTGAGTGTTTTAAAAATAATGGCCCTAAGTTTGATTACCAGCCTGCACTCAATGCTTTGAAAGAAACATGGGCATTGTGGCTTACCCTTCACGAGGAGCACATCCGTCAGCATGAAGATATCAGTGTTCTTAAAGCAGACCTTCTTGAGCATCTCACAAATAGGGACAACATGACTTAATACCGAGTCCTGATGCTATCTCTATCTTTACTGGTAATGACTTAGACGAAGAGACCTCCGAGGCTGGTTCTGGATCAGCAAACCATAGCTCAGAGAAGGCTGAGAGTGAAGTGCCCTCTTCATCAGCTGCTATGCAGGagctcctctctagggttctgaaAGCTCTGGATATTAATCCAGACCCTAAGAGCAGCCGTGAGAAGAGTGTACATTCCTCAGTGCCCCAAGTTACAGTGCACCAATTAACTGTGTCAAACTTGGGCTAAGGTGAACTCAAGGTTCCATCTGTCAAACCAGTACAAGCTTTGGACCTTCATGGCTTCACCTGAAGAGTTGGTACTGGACCAGTACCCCGTCATGGACCCCATTGTTGCCACAATGGTACTCCCAGACAAGGAGATCATTGGTAGGTCCCCCGCTGTCCTCTGTGACCTCATCGGGTTGCTGACGACCACTTAAAGGACACCTTCCTGACTTTAGTCATGGTGGCTCGCCTCATGAACGCGACCACTCTGCTGCAGGCATACCTGCACAGTCTGATAGTTTGCCTGTCCACCGACGGTGACCCTGAGCTGACAG of Salmo salar chromosome ssa01, Ssal_v3.1, whole genome shotgun sequence contains these proteins:
- the LOC106562583 gene encoding protein translocase subunit SecA 2 isoform X1 produces the protein MAKVGITQQCDLLTIMEKALENDVAIDCYSVTNNKAVLVEEKKLHNNPDILEIKMLLFENGRASEIIPEDKLIKATVSELKPKIKFSGNSQSNSEFLVIPSSLEKYLENRLPVFVENALKAIMMIQGREYMIDQTLEAVGDKHLHHAIIPVDFQASGVLEKNKRWGDGLQQFLEMKHQLATTPLSNVTNYLSNFHYFQKYLTGNGIFGVSGTLGGDADKDFLARHYETDSYTIPAHRHKVVELPAMQVSGQAQWMEILCKTAMRVADSGQVVLVICEDVKTANELLKKIESENPHPRITLYTISEKHNIESIEFRGGHIIIATNLGGRGTDIKVDQDVNLCGGLFVLLTHYPGSRRVEKQVFGRTGRKGNPGMVQMILCGDNLAPAYQGQPVEIMRQLREEYEVQRIKDMETDELLEIKIKEDLFGTFCEFLDKFDGNFTKQERLDLSGMGPNDVPECFKNNGPKFDYQPALNALKETWALWLTLHEEHIRQHEDISVLKADLLEHLTNRDNMT